AAAAACAGGCAGAGAGCGAGGATGAGGAGCCCCCAGAGAGCAGCAACTTAAATGGACCTCCAGGTATACAGTATAGAGACTCACATATAGTACAGCTTGGTATGTTATTTACAATTGGCTTAAAGTGTGTCTATTCATATACAGGTCAGGTTGAAAGTGCATTGTAAAACATATCAGTTAGTTGTTTTTTCATTACATTAAAGTATGGCATATTTGTATTTGCTACCCAGAGACACTTTCACTAATATTATACTTTAGCTTATAGTGTGTTTGTTAAACACTATATAGCATGCATTATAAAACCTTTAGGAAAATTACCTGTACACCTTATTGtaattattttagatgtttctgAAAGATTGATTGAGAGCAGGACAGAAGAGTCCTCCCTGAGGAGTGGCCCCAGTGGATCCCCAGGTAAATTGTCAATCTTACATTGTATGTTGTACTCTTCTGCTAACTTTTCCATCGATATTGTCCACAAGTTTATATTGAATATGTTTAATGCTGTAGAAAATGAATTTTAATCTTTTGTATCTGTGAAATTGGATAGTGGATCATTACACCTTGTGGAAAATACTTTAAACACCTATTaatgtttttaatatatatatttagattCCCACAGAGAAGAttcagacagcgagagagaggagcctCCAACAACGAGTGGCGGCCCAAGTGGACCTCTAGGTATACTCACTCTTTCACACATACTGGacactttaattccacttcaaTTTTGCCCAATCTGAAACAGTGGCCTGATAATTCATAAACAGGTATGAGTCATACCACTCACCTCAACTTGAGTAGAGTTGGATGAATGGCCTCAAATCTATAACGTTTTTAAGAAGATTATAGTGTTCAGATAATCCATTAGATGTAACATGGGATAGTACACGCCAATGTATGAGTTTATCTTGATTATTAATCTCTGCTGTAATTTAATAATTGAATATGCCTTTTTTTCCATTTTTAAACAGACATTTCCAAATCAAGAACTGATAGTCCAATCCAGCCACGTCTGAAACTCTATCCGAGGACACTCCAGGGCGACAGGCGCAGACACTTTCAGGCATCGTGGTACTCTATCCACACATGGCTTGAATATTCACTGTCACAAGACTCAGCATACTGTTATGCATGCAGGCATTTTGGCCTCCCACACACAGAGTCAGTGTTTACGTCAGCCTTGGGTTTTAAAAACTGGAAAAAGGCAACATTCAGAGATGGAGGGTTTTGTGGACATGCAAAGGGAGAGGGTCACACAAATGCAATGATTGCTTGGAAAGAATATGAGAGAGCAGATAAAGCTGATGCCTTGTTAATGAGTACTTTAAGTAAAGAACATCATAAGCAGATAGAGGAAAATTGTGCCTACATAAAAAGTTTAGCAGAAGTCCTACTGTTAACTGCAACCCAGAATATTTCACAGAGGGGACACAAGGAGACAGTAGATGCAGACAACAGGGGAAACTTCTTGGCTATATTGGACATGATTGCTAAACATGACCCAGTTGTTAAAAAGAAAATGACAGGGCCTCGCAATGCAAAATACACGAGCCACCAAACTCAAAATGAAATTTTGGATACATTAGCTGA
The Hypomesus transpacificus isolate Combined female chromosome 22, fHypTra1, whole genome shotgun sequence genome window above contains:
- the LOC124484323 gene encoding zinc finger MYM-type protein 1-like isoform X1 — encoded protein: MKRKKADIASFFRASGKKTAKAKNEDEMEKKQAESEDEEPPESSNLNGPPDVSERLIESRTEESSLRSGPSGSPDSHREDSDSEREEPPTTSGGPSGPLDISKSRTDSPIQPRLKLYPRTLQGDRRRHFQASWYSIHTWLEYSLSQDSAYCYACRHFGLPHTESVFTSALGFKNWKKATFRDGGFCGHAKGEGHTNAMIAWKEYERADKADALLMSTLSKEHHKQIEENCAYIKSLAEVLLLTATQNISQRGHKETVDADNRGNFLAILDMIAKHDPVVKKKMTGPRNAKYTSHQTQNEILDTLAEMVRASIINEVKESELFSLMADETKDLKKKEQISLVLRYYFAGAVKESFLHFESADRLDAAGLTHKIIQVLERCGLEYKSNLIGQSYDGASVMSGKHSGVQARIKEVAKQAFYVHCNAHCLNLVLVDTIKAVPQAECFFALLQRLYVFVSGSYIHNKWLNIQKEMYPGAPRELQRLSETRWACRHIACHTVLDRLPAIMRLLVEVASENSGDRSIDARGLLAHLTCSSLDFW
- the LOC124484323 gene encoding uncharacterized protein LOC124484323 isoform X3; amino-acid sequence: MKRKKADIASFFRASGKKTAKAKNEDEMEKKQAESEDEEPPESSNLNGPPDVSERLIESRTEESSLRSGPSGSPDSHREDSDSEREEPPTTSGGPSGPLDISKSRTDSPIQPRLKLYPRTLQGDRRRHFQAS